A genome region from Drosophila simulans strain w501 chromosome 2R, Prin_Dsim_3.1, whole genome shotgun sequence includes the following:
- the LOC6735910 gene encoding protein dead ringer isoform X2, producing MQLRVHPTMDCSGRSTSNIERDSDLGDDLSHGDRTDDEMRDCDSVDGEHHQLSAKAAIAARLSHTVSGGGGSFASPEPQTELPLSHHHQLPPNHPLNALGSFMGIGGLHSIPNLQHSDVLEKLKMQVRDMKVGLMEQDYAAAAHAAAFGANMLPTTISSGFPLPHNSVAFGHVTSAPSGGNGSSYNGGTTPTNSSNSNAATNGGGTAGPGGTGGSGGGGAGGGGGGGGGAGVGGHQFSFASPTAAPSGKEANSASNSSTSSEASNSSQQNNGWSFEEQFKQVRQLYEINDDPKRKEFLDDLFSFMQKRGTPINRLPIMAKSVLDLYELYNLVIARGGLVDVINKKLWQEIIKGLHLPSSITSAAFTLRTQYMKYLYPYECEKKNLSTPAELQAAIDGNRREGRRSSYGQYEAMHNQMPMTPISRPSLPGGMQQMSPLALVTHAAVANNQQAQAAAAAAAAHHRLMGAPAFGQMPNLVKQEIESRMMEYLQLIQAKKEQGMPPVLGANHPHQQQHSQQQQHHHQQQQQSQQQHHLQQQRQRSQSPDLSKHEALSAQVALWHMYHNNNSPPGSAHTSPQQREALNLSDSPPNLTNIKREREREPTPEPVDQDDKFVDQPPPAKRVGSGLLPPGFPANFYLNPHNMAAVAAAAGFHHPSMGHQQDAASEGEPEDDYAHGEHNTTGNSSSMHDDSEPQQMNGHHHHHQTHHLDKSDDSAIENSPTTSTTTGGSVGHRHSSPVSTKKKGGSKPQSGGKDLPAEDKDASSSGKLNPLETLSLLSGMQFQVARNGTGDNGEPQLIVNLELNGVKYSGVLVANVPLSESETRTSSPCHAEAPTAEEEKDEEEEEPKAAEEESHRSPVKQENEDADQDMEGSEVLLNGGASAVGGAAAGVGVGVPLLKDAVVS from the exons TCACATGGTGATCGAACGGACGACGAGATGCGCGACTGCGACTCCGTGGATGGGGAGCATCATCAGCTGAGCGCCAAGGCGGCGATTGCAGCCCGCCTGAGTCACACAGTTTCCGGCGGCGGAGGAAGCTTCGCCAGCCCCGAACCGCAGACCGAGCTGCCCCTGAG CCATCACCATCAACTGCCGCCGAATCATCCGCTCAACGCTCTGGGCAGCTTCATGGGCATCGGCGGACTACACAGCATTCCAAATCTCCAGCACAGCGACGTGCTCGAGAAGCTCAAGATGCAGGTGCGCGACATGAAGGTGGGCCTGATG GAACAGGACTACGCTGCCGCAGCACATGCCGCTGCTTTCGGGGCCAACATGCTGCCCACGACGATCAGCTCGGGCTTCCCACTGCCCCACAACTCGGTGGCCTTTGGCCACGTCACATCGGCGCCCAGCGGTGGAAATGGGAGCAGCTACAACGGAGGCACCACCCCCACGAACAGCTCCAATAGCAATGCGGCCACCAATGGAGGCGGCACCGCCGGACCTGGAGGAACAGGAGGATCGggtggcggaggagcaggaggaggtggaggcggcggaggaggcgcaGGAGTGGGTGGCCACCAGTTCTCGTTCGCATCCCCCACAGCAGCGCCGAGCGGCAAAGAAG CCAATTCCGCATCGAACTCGTCGACGTCCAGCGAGGCTTCCAATTCATCGCAGCAGAATAATGGATGGAGCTTTGAAGAGCAGTTCAAACAAGTCAGACAG CTCTACGAAATCAATGATGACCCCAAGCGCAAAGAGTTCCTGGACGACTTGTTCTCGTTTATGCAAAAGCGCG GAACTCCGATCAATCGGCTGCCGATCATGGCCAAGTCGGTGCTGGATCTCTACGAGCTGTACAATCTGGTGATAGCCCGCGGCGGCTTGGTGGATGTTATCAACAAGAAGCTGTGGCAGGAGATCATCAAGGGGCTGCACCTGCCCTCCAGCATCACCAGTGCCGCCTTCACCCTGCGCACCCA ATACATGAAGTATCTGTACCCGTACGAGTGCGAGAAGAAGAACCTGAGCACGCCGGCGGAGCTGCAGGCGGCCATCGATGGGAATCGCCGGGAAGGACGCCGCTCCAGCTACGGCCAGTACGAGGCCATGCACAACCAGATGCCGATG ACGCCCATTTCGCGACCCTCCCTGCCCGGTGGCATGCAGCAAATGTCGCCGCTGGCACTGGTCACCCATGCCGCGGTGGCCAACAATCAGCAGGCTCaggccgccgctgctgccgccgcagcTCATCACCGCCTGATGGGCGCTCCCGCCTTTGGCCAGATGCCCAACCTGGTTAAGCAGGAGATCGAGAGCCGGATGATGGAGTATCTGCAGCTGATCCAGGCCAAGAAGGAGCAGGGCATGCCGCCAGTCCTGGGCGCCAACCAtccccaccagcagcagcactcacagcagcagcagcatcaccaccagcagcagcagcagtcgcagcagcaacaccacctgcagcagcagcgccagcggTCGCAGAGTCCGGATCTGAGCAAGCACGAGGCACTCAGTGCTCAGGTGGCCCTGTGGCACATgtaccacaacaacaacagcccaCCGGGATCGGCACACACCTCGCCGCAGCAACG CGAAGCCCTGAACCTGTCCGACTCGCCTCCAAATCTCACAAATATCAAGCGGGAACGCGAACGGGAACCCACTCCAGAGCCCGTGGACCAGGATGACAA ATTTGTGGACCAGCCGCCTCCAGCGAAGCGCGTGGGCAGTGGCCTCCTTCCGCCCGGCTTTCCCGCCAACTTTTACCTGAATCCACACAACATGGCCGCtgtggcagcagctgcgggATTCCATCACCCATCCATGGGCCACCAGCAGGATGCCGCATCCGAGGGCGAGCCAGAGGACGACTACGCCCACGGCGAGCACAATACCACGGGCAACTCGTCCTCCATGCACGACGACAGCGAACCACAGCAGATGAACggacaccaccaccaccaccagacCCACCATCTGGACAAGTCCGACGACTCGGCCATTGAGAACTCACCCACCACATCGACCACCACCGGTGGGTCGGTGGGTCATCGTCACAGTTCGCCCGTTTCCACCAAGAAAAAGGGCGGCTCCAAGCCCCAGAGTGGAGGGAAGGATCTGCCGGCCGAGGACAAGGATGCGTCGTCCAGTGGCAAGCTCAATCCCCTCGAGACGCTGAGCCTGCTGTCCGGAATGCAGTTTCAAGTGGCAAGGAATG GAACTGGCGATAACGGCGAACCGCAGCTGATTGTCAATCTGGAGCTTAATGGCGTCAAGTACTCGGGAGTGCTGGTGGCCAATGTGCCGCTGTCCGAAAGCGAGACAAGGACGAGCTCACCCTGCCACGCCGAAGCACCGACAgccgaggaggagaaggatgaggaggaggaggagccgaAAGCCGCTGAAGAGGAATCGCATCGATCGCCAGTTAAACAGGAGAACGAGGATGCCGACCAGGACATGGAGGGCAGCGAAGTCCTTCTGAACGGAGGCGCCTcggcggtgggtggtgctgctgctggtgtgggtgtgggtgtgccCCTGCTCAAGGATGCCGTGGTCAGCTAG
- the LOC6735910 gene encoding protein dead ringer isoform X1 — MQLRVHPTMDCSGRSTSNIERDSDLGDDLSHGDRTDDEMRDCDSVDGEHHQLSAKAAIAARLSHTVSGGGGSFASPEPQTELPLSHHHQLPPNHPLNALGSFMGIGGLHSIPNLQHSDVLEKLKMQVRDMKVGLMEQDYAAAAHAAAFGANMLPTTISSGFPLPHNSVAFGHVTSAPSGGNGSSYNGGTTPTNSSNSNAATNGGGTAGPGGTGGSGGGGAGGGGGGGGGAGVGGHQFSFASPTAAPSGKEARHFAANSASNSSTSSEASNSSQQNNGWSFEEQFKQVRQLYEINDDPKRKEFLDDLFSFMQKRGTPINRLPIMAKSVLDLYELYNLVIARGGLVDVINKKLWQEIIKGLHLPSSITSAAFTLRTQYMKYLYPYECEKKNLSTPAELQAAIDGNRREGRRSSYGQYEAMHNQMPMTPISRPSLPGGMQQMSPLALVTHAAVANNQQAQAAAAAAAAHHRLMGAPAFGQMPNLVKQEIESRMMEYLQLIQAKKEQGMPPVLGANHPHQQQHSQQQQHHHQQQQQSQQQHHLQQQRQRSQSPDLSKHEALSAQVALWHMYHNNNSPPGSAHTSPQQREALNLSDSPPNLTNIKREREREPTPEPVDQDDKFVDQPPPAKRVGSGLLPPGFPANFYLNPHNMAAVAAAAGFHHPSMGHQQDAASEGEPEDDYAHGEHNTTGNSSSMHDDSEPQQMNGHHHHHQTHHLDKSDDSAIENSPTTSTTTGGSVGHRHSSPVSTKKKGGSKPQSGGKDLPAEDKDASSSGKLNPLETLSLLSGMQFQVARNGTGDNGEPQLIVNLELNGVKYSGVLVANVPLSESETRTSSPCHAEAPTAEEEKDEEEEEPKAAEEESHRSPVKQENEDADQDMEGSEVLLNGGASAVGGAAAGVGVGVPLLKDAVVS, encoded by the exons TCACATGGTGATCGAACGGACGACGAGATGCGCGACTGCGACTCCGTGGATGGGGAGCATCATCAGCTGAGCGCCAAGGCGGCGATTGCAGCCCGCCTGAGTCACACAGTTTCCGGCGGCGGAGGAAGCTTCGCCAGCCCCGAACCGCAGACCGAGCTGCCCCTGAG CCATCACCATCAACTGCCGCCGAATCATCCGCTCAACGCTCTGGGCAGCTTCATGGGCATCGGCGGACTACACAGCATTCCAAATCTCCAGCACAGCGACGTGCTCGAGAAGCTCAAGATGCAGGTGCGCGACATGAAGGTGGGCCTGATG GAACAGGACTACGCTGCCGCAGCACATGCCGCTGCTTTCGGGGCCAACATGCTGCCCACGACGATCAGCTCGGGCTTCCCACTGCCCCACAACTCGGTGGCCTTTGGCCACGTCACATCGGCGCCCAGCGGTGGAAATGGGAGCAGCTACAACGGAGGCACCACCCCCACGAACAGCTCCAATAGCAATGCGGCCACCAATGGAGGCGGCACCGCCGGACCTGGAGGAACAGGAGGATCGggtggcggaggagcaggaggaggtggaggcggcggaggaggcgcaGGAGTGGGTGGCCACCAGTTCTCGTTCGCATCCCCCACAGCAGCGCCGAGCGGCAAAGAAG CCCGCCACTTTGCAGCCAATTCCGCATCGAACTCGTCGACGTCCAGCGAGGCTTCCAATTCATCGCAGCAGAATAATGGATGGAGCTTTGAAGAGCAGTTCAAACAAGTCAGACAG CTCTACGAAATCAATGATGACCCCAAGCGCAAAGAGTTCCTGGACGACTTGTTCTCGTTTATGCAAAAGCGCG GAACTCCGATCAATCGGCTGCCGATCATGGCCAAGTCGGTGCTGGATCTCTACGAGCTGTACAATCTGGTGATAGCCCGCGGCGGCTTGGTGGATGTTATCAACAAGAAGCTGTGGCAGGAGATCATCAAGGGGCTGCACCTGCCCTCCAGCATCACCAGTGCCGCCTTCACCCTGCGCACCCA ATACATGAAGTATCTGTACCCGTACGAGTGCGAGAAGAAGAACCTGAGCACGCCGGCGGAGCTGCAGGCGGCCATCGATGGGAATCGCCGGGAAGGACGCCGCTCCAGCTACGGCCAGTACGAGGCCATGCACAACCAGATGCCGATG ACGCCCATTTCGCGACCCTCCCTGCCCGGTGGCATGCAGCAAATGTCGCCGCTGGCACTGGTCACCCATGCCGCGGTGGCCAACAATCAGCAGGCTCaggccgccgctgctgccgccgcagcTCATCACCGCCTGATGGGCGCTCCCGCCTTTGGCCAGATGCCCAACCTGGTTAAGCAGGAGATCGAGAGCCGGATGATGGAGTATCTGCAGCTGATCCAGGCCAAGAAGGAGCAGGGCATGCCGCCAGTCCTGGGCGCCAACCAtccccaccagcagcagcactcacagcagcagcagcatcaccaccagcagcagcagcagtcgcagcagcaacaccacctgcagcagcagcgccagcggTCGCAGAGTCCGGATCTGAGCAAGCACGAGGCACTCAGTGCTCAGGTGGCCCTGTGGCACATgtaccacaacaacaacagcccaCCGGGATCGGCACACACCTCGCCGCAGCAACG CGAAGCCCTGAACCTGTCCGACTCGCCTCCAAATCTCACAAATATCAAGCGGGAACGCGAACGGGAACCCACTCCAGAGCCCGTGGACCAGGATGACAA ATTTGTGGACCAGCCGCCTCCAGCGAAGCGCGTGGGCAGTGGCCTCCTTCCGCCCGGCTTTCCCGCCAACTTTTACCTGAATCCACACAACATGGCCGCtgtggcagcagctgcgggATTCCATCACCCATCCATGGGCCACCAGCAGGATGCCGCATCCGAGGGCGAGCCAGAGGACGACTACGCCCACGGCGAGCACAATACCACGGGCAACTCGTCCTCCATGCACGACGACAGCGAACCACAGCAGATGAACggacaccaccaccaccaccagacCCACCATCTGGACAAGTCCGACGACTCGGCCATTGAGAACTCACCCACCACATCGACCACCACCGGTGGGTCGGTGGGTCATCGTCACAGTTCGCCCGTTTCCACCAAGAAAAAGGGCGGCTCCAAGCCCCAGAGTGGAGGGAAGGATCTGCCGGCCGAGGACAAGGATGCGTCGTCCAGTGGCAAGCTCAATCCCCTCGAGACGCTGAGCCTGCTGTCCGGAATGCAGTTTCAAGTGGCAAGGAATG GAACTGGCGATAACGGCGAACCGCAGCTGATTGTCAATCTGGAGCTTAATGGCGTCAAGTACTCGGGAGTGCTGGTGGCCAATGTGCCGCTGTCCGAAAGCGAGACAAGGACGAGCTCACCCTGCCACGCCGAAGCACCGACAgccgaggaggagaaggatgaggaggaggaggagccgaAAGCCGCTGAAGAGGAATCGCATCGATCGCCAGTTAAACAGGAGAACGAGGATGCCGACCAGGACATGGAGGGCAGCGAAGTCCTTCTGAACGGAGGCGCCTcggcggtgggtggtgctgctgctggtgtgggtgtgggtgtgccCCTGCTCAAGGATGCCGTGGTCAGCTAG
- the LOC6735910 gene encoding protein dead ringer isoform X3, with product MLISEDQIQELYEINDDPKRKEFLDDLFSFMQKRGTPINRLPIMAKSVLDLYELYNLVIARGGLVDVINKKLWQEIIKGLHLPSSITSAAFTLRTQYMKYLYPYECEKKNLSTPAELQAAIDGNRREGRRSSYGQYEAMHNQMPMTPISRPSLPGGMQQMSPLALVTHAAVANNQQAQAAAAAAAAHHRLMGAPAFGQMPNLVKQEIESRMMEYLQLIQAKKEQGMPPVLGANHPHQQQHSQQQQHHHQQQQQSQQQHHLQQQRQRSQSPDLSKHEALSAQVALWHMYHNNNSPPGSAHTSPQQREALNLSDSPPNLTNIKREREREPTPEPVDQDDKFVDQPPPAKRVGSGLLPPGFPANFYLNPHNMAAVAAAAGFHHPSMGHQQDAASEGEPEDDYAHGEHNTTGNSSSMHDDSEPQQMNGHHHHHQTHHLDKSDDSAIENSPTTSTTTGGSVGHRHSSPVSTKKKGGSKPQSGGKDLPAEDKDASSSGKLNPLETLSLLSGMQFQVARNGTGDNGEPQLIVNLELNGVKYSGVLVANVPLSESETRTSSPCHAEAPTAEEEKDEEEEEPKAAEEESHRSPVKQENEDADQDMEGSEVLLNGGASAVGGAAAGVGVGVPLLKDAVVS from the exons ATGCTCATCTCCGAGGATCAAATTCAGGAG CTCTACGAAATCAATGATGACCCCAAGCGCAAAGAGTTCCTGGACGACTTGTTCTCGTTTATGCAAAAGCGCG GAACTCCGATCAATCGGCTGCCGATCATGGCCAAGTCGGTGCTGGATCTCTACGAGCTGTACAATCTGGTGATAGCCCGCGGCGGCTTGGTGGATGTTATCAACAAGAAGCTGTGGCAGGAGATCATCAAGGGGCTGCACCTGCCCTCCAGCATCACCAGTGCCGCCTTCACCCTGCGCACCCA ATACATGAAGTATCTGTACCCGTACGAGTGCGAGAAGAAGAACCTGAGCACGCCGGCGGAGCTGCAGGCGGCCATCGATGGGAATCGCCGGGAAGGACGCCGCTCCAGCTACGGCCAGTACGAGGCCATGCACAACCAGATGCCGATG ACGCCCATTTCGCGACCCTCCCTGCCCGGTGGCATGCAGCAAATGTCGCCGCTGGCACTGGTCACCCATGCCGCGGTGGCCAACAATCAGCAGGCTCaggccgccgctgctgccgccgcagcTCATCACCGCCTGATGGGCGCTCCCGCCTTTGGCCAGATGCCCAACCTGGTTAAGCAGGAGATCGAGAGCCGGATGATGGAGTATCTGCAGCTGATCCAGGCCAAGAAGGAGCAGGGCATGCCGCCAGTCCTGGGCGCCAACCAtccccaccagcagcagcactcacagcagcagcagcatcaccaccagcagcagcagcagtcgcagcagcaacaccacctgcagcagcagcgccagcggTCGCAGAGTCCGGATCTGAGCAAGCACGAGGCACTCAGTGCTCAGGTGGCCCTGTGGCACATgtaccacaacaacaacagcccaCCGGGATCGGCACACACCTCGCCGCAGCAACG CGAAGCCCTGAACCTGTCCGACTCGCCTCCAAATCTCACAAATATCAAGCGGGAACGCGAACGGGAACCCACTCCAGAGCCCGTGGACCAGGATGACAA ATTTGTGGACCAGCCGCCTCCAGCGAAGCGCGTGGGCAGTGGCCTCCTTCCGCCCGGCTTTCCCGCCAACTTTTACCTGAATCCACACAACATGGCCGCtgtggcagcagctgcgggATTCCATCACCCATCCATGGGCCACCAGCAGGATGCCGCATCCGAGGGCGAGCCAGAGGACGACTACGCCCACGGCGAGCACAATACCACGGGCAACTCGTCCTCCATGCACGACGACAGCGAACCACAGCAGATGAACggacaccaccaccaccaccagacCCACCATCTGGACAAGTCCGACGACTCGGCCATTGAGAACTCACCCACCACATCGACCACCACCGGTGGGTCGGTGGGTCATCGTCACAGTTCGCCCGTTTCCACCAAGAAAAAGGGCGGCTCCAAGCCCCAGAGTGGAGGGAAGGATCTGCCGGCCGAGGACAAGGATGCGTCGTCCAGTGGCAAGCTCAATCCCCTCGAGACGCTGAGCCTGCTGTCCGGAATGCAGTTTCAAGTGGCAAGGAATG GAACTGGCGATAACGGCGAACCGCAGCTGATTGTCAATCTGGAGCTTAATGGCGTCAAGTACTCGGGAGTGCTGGTGGCCAATGTGCCGCTGTCCGAAAGCGAGACAAGGACGAGCTCACCCTGCCACGCCGAAGCACCGACAgccgaggaggagaaggatgaggaggaggaggagccgaAAGCCGCTGAAGAGGAATCGCATCGATCGCCAGTTAAACAGGAGAACGAGGATGCCGACCAGGACATGGAGGGCAGCGAAGTCCTTCTGAACGGAGGCGCCTcggcggtgggtggtgctgctgctggtgtgggtgtgggtgtgccCCTGCTCAAGGATGCCGTGGTCAGCTAG